TGCCCAgaatattgtcaaataattttatatgagtCTCGACGAATCAGTCAATAAGATTTTGATGTCGACTATGTTAAAAAGTTGCTGTCTCACGTAACTTACTAGAAAAAAGTGTGACTAATCCGTATTGTTCCCCTACTCTAAGTGACGAATAGAAGCAGGTGGTATTTAGCATTGGATGTGCATAGAGAATACGGAATGTATTGGTCGGAATAAACATACGCGCATAGCTGGGTTAAAGTAACTTTTATTTACGATCAGTTTTTACTAGAGGCGCAATAAATCTCTTTATAATACACAGAAATAACGCAGGTCGACTTCACGCGCTTCGCTCTCTGGGGTGTTTGGTGATAACCAAACCGGATTTCGCGATTAAGCGAACAAATCGCTTCGTCCGtgcacatttatttttgaaatggtAGGTAATTTATTCACTAAACGAGATCCGCGTACGTCGATCGAACGTACGATTGTGTTACGTCCCGGGTATTGGAGCAACGGGGGAGTTATTATATGCGAAATAGTTATGGAAATACCATGCGCGGCAAACGTTATAATCCACTTTTGTAGCTATTGATTAATAGCCGTTCAATTAGCATTATCTTgtagattattttaacaatatgtGTTAATATTTCCTGAAAGACAAACGagctaattataattatctctaTATTGAAAATGTCactctatttttaaaacaatatacgGATTTTAGATCGTTAATCTtgtaaataagtataatttgAGGATTTCGCATAATTTACCCGGGTTATTTAATGGTTGCTCCAAGTCTTGCCAATTATATCGCGTGTTATCGTCGAGTACGATTAACGGAACCGTTCTCGACACTTAGTGTGCGCTTTGGTTACCACCTGTTGACAGGAATGCACAAGCCAAATGTCAAAATAGATCGCATTCGgttgaaaatttgaatttcgtTATGATTGAACTGTTTGCAGCGTTTGAGATTGTAAAAATCTGCAATCTGTTAATGTACTATTGAAAACTGCTCGCTGCTCGCTACAAAAGCAAcgaatttgaatatttcaagtagttcattgaaaatttgatttaacttCAGCCAGGTTAATTGAATTTCGGAAAGTCGTGCGTAACGTTCGATATTTGTTTTCTCGACATGATtcgtaatataataacatgtGTGAATATCGAAAAGCTCGAATATCGCGAGCTGctgtttttccttttcttattttaaaataaatcggaCATTTCTTTTTGCGCACCCCTGACCTACGGACTAAGTCTAAGGTAGTCTATAACACGAAAGAAGGACGAAGTTTTACTACCTCTACgtcgcttttttttatatgatctTATTTTATGCAAGCGCAGCGTGCATCCGTGCACGTTGCCTGTTACATAAGATGTAGATAGACGTCGGAGCTAGTAAAACAAAATGACCTAAATAGCAGGGTCCTCAAATCGTTCCGCGCGACACGCATGCCGACACGAAGTGCCGTAAAACGCTCGATAcgcatgaaataaaaaatacgatcGCCCGATGTTTCTTACGTAAGCTCTTTAGCCGACCGACGGAATCGGATTGATTTGCTGACGAGGTATTTACGCACAACGCGGATTTGCTTTATCGTCGGCGCGAAAACGAGGTTTGAGAACGCCTGACCTAAGAAACGCAACACCGATTACGATTATCATAGTAAGTACGAcgagtctttttttttttacaagagaGTCACTAGAATATcggagaagagaaaaagaccGAGAGACGAAGGGGTGCGAGCGATCGTACAATACACATCGTTTGGTATGAAAGTTTAACGAAGCGAGCGTTCGAAAGCTGcggaagaaaaattattccgCGCGCGTAAAGGATTAAAGGAaaattctctctcgcgcgcggcgTTCGCTCGAGGGAACTCGCCGCGGTGTATACGATTTCAATTGCAGACAGTAATGACTAGAATAAATGCAGCCCGGAAGTGGAGCGTCATCGATTCGCGGAGGCGCGACTCGGAGGAGCCCTCTCGGTGGATCAGCGAAATGCTACTGTCTATCCACTTCATTTATCTTGCGGCATGAATAAAGTTGCTAATCCGTACGCGGCTCACGCgtaacaaataaagataacgGAAGAACAAAATGCAATAACGATACCTGGGCGAAGAATGCTTTTACGGTGCTCTCGAGCTGCACGAGTTTGTCCTCGTCGGTTGAAAGAGGGAAGGAAAAGTTCAATTGTAAAAACAAATCCGAGCGATCCATtccgtaaaataaaaaaaaatatttttttgttgtaaaaaatctTGATGCCAGTACGCACGGATCCACGAGTAAAAGAATGATCTAAATCTGACttaaatctttctttaaaattctttttaaaagacttgttatttatattattaatcaattcttaattaaagATTGAACCGTATTCTAGCCGAATTAATATAGAACACAAATAAACAATCTACTTAATGCACTACTTTGTGcctattataaatgtatagatAGGTACATTtacttcaaattaattttaaatgaaatcatTTCCGCCAGGAGCGATATTATCGCATCCGCTTCTACGGAACCGATACAAAATGAAGAGTAATTTAGCAACGCAGTTGCGAACTGCCAGTGGTGCAACTAGAAGGAGTGTGCAAAATTCCAAGTGCAAGGACTAAACGGTAGAATGTAAAATCGAATTTATCAACATCGATTAGCTACAATCGTATCTATAATcgtaatctttttattaataaggaACTTATACTATTTGCGCTTTGAAGGAAGTGCATATATCTATACTCTATAGGTTTACTtggggcgggggggggggaggagaggGGAGTAATTAATCGCTCGAATGCATTTAGTTACGCCACTGGCAACGGACGATTTTGAATTTCGGTGGTTCAAGCTCGAGGTAGAGACAAAGTGGAAGGATCGGAGTCGGGAGTGACATTATTACGAGTTGTATAGTAATCTCTCTGCATCAGCGATCGTGTCTGCGATCTACGCCTGTTCCGAGCGACGCCTTCGTCCAGGACCGCCAGCGTAGTTCGCCGCCGCGAGTCCCATCAAGTGTTTCGCCGACTGAGAACCGCTGAAGCCACGATTGAGACCCAGATCCAATCCTCGTTTGGTGCTGCGGACGTGTCGATTGGACGCTTATCACATTACTATTTGAAACGACCATCTTAGAAAGGGCCTTGCACCAAGAAACACTCGTTCCTCGAGAAACGTATAAAAAGGCAATCGGGCCGCGTCGGCGTAACTATATAAAAGCCAGACATCTGATCCTATCGCGGCTCTTATATCAATTGATTGGAACGAAGTCTCTTCTATATACGAATGTGTGTCGATGTAAAAAAGGACACGTACAGTAAAAATCCATtatcgacatttttaaaataaagaccCTTCCTAAAAATGAGTGGTCCATTTATAACTGGTGGAATTAAAGACAAATAGGAGAGCCACTGCAGTACGGAAGAAATACCAACGGAAAAATAATGTTCTGAATATAAAGCGCTCGAAGCATTTAGGGGATTTTCCTTTTGAAATGCTTTCTATTGTTCCAAAGTTTAATTTGAGATTCAACTTTTAtgaattaactttttaataagcttTCTTGGAAATCAATCgcacactgagaaaaaaaattgttaatcccaaaaaatatttagtccgatacgagCAACTAAACATGTTAGTTAACtgaacattagttgaattaattcttcatttaaaaaatttaaaggttgacatataattgttgaagcaactaaaataaaatatcataaaagccatataaatacaatggataggatatatatatatatatatatatatatatatatatatgaataaaattaatatttcggaCATGCTGGACATTGATACATGTGCATAAATTATGCATTCTAACATTAAGATCATTGTAACGTCATCTTACTTTTCCAACTCAGGGCGGCTCATGATAGCGCGACTCATACGAGAGAGGAACTCTAGGAATTCGTCTCGATCTATGTCATCCTGCTGATCCCAATAATTTTCATGGCTGCGTGCGTGGGGTAAAATTGGAATTGATCGATTACTTTAGTCGCGAAAATCGCGCTCAGCAATAAGCATCGCATGACGACACAAAGAACGCGcgtggaaaatataatttaactgaGAACATGATCAAAACACGATCAAAACTTACAATCTCTGTAAAATCTATTTTGCTTTTACGAGGAAAAGACTCTGGAAGCTGAATGATACGcgagcgataaaaatatacgactgacaaatataattttgtgacgTATATAATTCAGGCGTCAATAGATACGTTGGCATGTAATTCGAAATTATCCTTCGCGATTGTCGGAAACGTCGTTCGGCGAGTCATTTCAGTTACCAGGAGTCCTTTCTATCGGTTGGCGTGTCGTCAAACGGGAACTAGGTTAAACTGTTCGACCAGATGCATATTTCTGCTTCTCATCCAATACTttcatttaattgtaaatacgCGCTCGGAGCAATTGCGATTTGCATTGATTCTAtgagtatatttaaaaattaatttcaggcATCGTAAGTATTTGTTGAATATAACTAATCCAGGCAGCGACACGTAGCTAAAAGATTTACTGCTAGCGTTCATCAGCTTTTCCATCAATCGTGTTAAatccatatttttatgtaatatagaagtctttgaaaaaagaaaaaagaaaagcagaAAACTCGCGAGCATTCATATGTGACTCGATAAACGggatttattaattcattatttaatttaatattagtatttaacattaatttatgattattatattctaagagtattattattatatatgctctattaTTAGAATACtcgtagatatatttttcttcttctctttgaTTTATCGTTCACCTATAGCTGATCAACTTATCAATTTGTAACtaataagatttatattacCTATGCGGTATTGCGTCGGCTGTGAGACTCGAAACTGCGACGATGACTACGAACGTCACTAGCGTGCACAAGACGGTCATCTTGGGCTGCATCTGAAGCAAATTAATCGtatagttataataattgattgtataattataaatcgagAGCTAatcatataagtatataaatcaTGAATGATATAATCTATGTCAAATAGACGAGATTcttatctaattgtaagataatcTGGGCACGCGGCATAAAAATGAGAACAGCGATCatgcttttatataaatatgaacgTAGCTATTCGGATCTCGTCTGGAGATTTGAATTTCTGCATTACAGGAATAGCGCTCGGGATTCCAGGCAGTCACATTTAGCGTTAAATTCGACGATAAATGAGCTTAAGACGCGGGAATACAAAGCGACGTGTTCACACGCATTCCCTTTGCAATACGTAATCCTGCGATATTCCCCGTTCCACTACTCTACTATCTCCATTATCGTTTAATGGCAATAATACGAAGATGTCGATGGATACGTTTCACCCATGCATATGGAGCGCGTCTGCGGGTCTTTAAGGAGCAGCAAGTCTCTCGGGAGAGAAAGGTTCTTGATTACGAACAACCTTACTGGTGCAACGGGTTGGACAAAATCTTGAAACACTCGCGCAATTTCATCTTCGTGGAAGTCTAATTTGACGGAGCAAAATTCAACCCAAGTACGAAACTTGCTCGAATACGCAACAATAATTGTGTTGGTTGGCGGAATGGTATATAAGGAAGATACtattttggaaaaatacgTTTAGAGCTTTTAAAGTTTACATTTGAAGCTTCAATTAGTTGGCaacaattgtatatttttaaatattctttacgataagaaaagagagaaaaagaaaaaaagagaagatagaataaaaaataagataggAAATATGCGGATGGGGAATACACAAGAAaactttaaatacattttatcaaGACAGTATGCTTGTGCCTGTTGGCTGCTCAGCTACCATTTGATTTGTTAGTTTAGGACAACTTCTTTTATAAACATGCAACGTGACTTTGCTGATCTCACATCGCCAGACACAAGTCGTAAGGATAAGAAAAAGCTGTATAAGAAAAACAATGTTTACTAAAAAGATGCTAATTCGCTCATATGTTTTCGAAGGCAAAATTCCCAgacacttttttaaaatattgtatcgCGTCGCGATAAACGCAGCAAGTGATCGTTGATTAAGCGACGGTTGATTtatctatttacatttatcatattttagtCGAGCAATGTGAATATTGTTCCCGAAACCACCGTGGGCGGTCAGTATCTTTTCAAGTATCTCTCAAGACACGGAAAGTTCGTTGAATGAAACGCCGGGTAAGGTGGGAAGGAGGACGAGATCGCGGCGGTGGTTGAAGGCGTGAAAGATGAAACAATGGCCTCTCCGGAATATGGAGAAAAGTTGGCGCGTTCTCGGCTAACAAACTATTCAACTCGCGATTCGCGACCCACGAAGAACGTCCCGCCGTCATCCGATGGTAATGCATATGCAGGGTAGAGGCAGCTTTCTGCAGAGTTAATAGCGCACCCACATAGCAGTAACGTTGCAATCGAGGATTTAGAACTAACGTATGGTCCCTAAATGGAACGATCTCTATTCCAATGACGCGGAATAcctataataaaattccacGCTCTATTAATAATCCTATCAAGAGATGCACTAGCAATGAGAACCTTAGACGACATAATTAGGATGGAATTAAGATAAAAGCTAGCATTTAGTctggaaattaaaaataacgtaagtagaacgttatttttagtttcGAGACTAAATAATATCGATGAGCAGATCTGCGCGATATACATCTTCAAATGCGCTACGGAACGACGCGACATTTAGAAACTCTAGCTGTGGTCGAAGTTCTTATTTTACCCCcttttattctctttatctctACGAATTTCGcttatttttctctcgctcCCTCTCTTTGGTATTTATTCAATCAGCATTTTATTGCGGTATAATCACAACTCGCTTTGAATAGTGCCATGTAGTATGGGTAGATAATTGGATTCGCCGTTCGCGAATAATTGATGGCTACAGACTGATATTCCATACCCACGTATTTATTTTCGCCCGTGAAAGACGACGCGTTTATGCTTTTGTGTTATGGAAcgctatttctctcttttacagCGTACCAAATTCGAGTTACTATATGACACGTATAATCAATGCGCGAGAAATAGCTTCGCActgttttgttattataaatgcaCAAAgcgtttgttaaaaatttgatgaGTATTCctatttattaaattcgtATCTTTCGTAAATTGTGTccgtacacacatacacacacatatggaGAACTAAAAAAGCACTACTCTTGTTAATCTGCATTATGGTTGATCGCAGACAAAATAAATCTTCATATTTCTCAAGTTATACGATTTCTCAAGTCATTCCTCCGCTCGTAATGTTCACTAAATGGATCATTTCCACACTTTAACTGCATACTTATAACATTGAAGGGAAACAGAAGACAGAAAGACGCACTGTACAGAGTTAACGTCCCGAGAACACTTAAAGTTTGCGTTTAATTTTCCCCGGTTGCCATTAATGCGGATTAGACGACTCTGGCGCCGTCGTCTTCGCTTTACTGTATACCCGGGAGAAGCCGCGAGCTATAAATCTACGTAATTTCATCGAATTTATCGTCCCCGGCTTACTTAGGCGTAACCATGCGCCGAACGAGGTGGGTGAGATAAATCAAATCATatctatctaaaaaagaaGCCACGTGACAACGTAAGGGTATGCTAAGTATATCGTGCGGTTAATGTCGTTAGTTCCCGatgtaaaaattcattttcctAGAAAACACGTTTCCGATAATTGTTCCCGGTAGTGCCGTCGTAACCGCGAGGCGAATCTAATAACGCGATAATCGAGTTTCGATCCAGAAACTGTACTTGTGTCGATCGTTCAGTGTTGCGATCCCGTCGGTTTTTTCCTACCATCGTCCTTACGCGCTGAAGggcttttatttttgtttgtctACGAAGCG
This sequence is a window from Temnothorax longispinosus isolate EJ_2023e chromosome 11, Tlon_JGU_v1, whole genome shotgun sequence. Protein-coding genes within it:
- the Dh31 gene encoding LOW QUALITY PROTEIN: diuretic hormone class 2 (The sequence of the model RefSeq protein was modified relative to this genomic sequence to represent the inferred CDS: inserted 1 base in 1 codon) is translated as MGCKGVRESQSRAGLYKRAADGSPSQSRINRRWTTHXPSPQIFGRPAFVSYPTTISVKMQPKMTVLCTLVTFVVIVAVSSLTADAIPHSHENYWDQQDDIDRDEFLEFLSRMSRAIMSRPELENTKRGLDLGLNRGFSGSQSAKHLMGLAAANYAGGPGRRRRSEQA